A single window of Helicobacter macacae MIT 99-5501 DNA harbors:
- a CDS encoding phospholipase A, whose protein sequence is MFYHSFTPVWGINDRNELKFQLSAKIPIWRGAFWSKGSLFFGYTQTMWFQQFNFRYSSPVRDTDYKPSIFYSYPVGVEILGGRLEEVRFGFLHYSNGIGGEECKRESFEDPTPSDCRSRSAANRLMLEAIWERDFGNVKKQHNLGVHISAWPYIQQRKDNIDLPEYMGYANIKLYYRHSRHLAEVHFTPLLADYARYHASVRLGYAFGLNDFTSLYVQYFYGYGDNLYEYNHISHRLGIGLRVRSF, encoded by the coding sequence TTGTTTTATCACAGCTTCACGCCTGTGTGGGGGATAAACGATAGAAACGAGCTAAAATTCCAGCTAAGCGCGAAAATCCCTATTTGGCGTGGGGCTTTTTGGAGTAAGGGGAGTTTGTTTTTTGGCTACACGCAGACTATGTGGTTTCAGCAGTTTAATTTCCGCTACTCTAGCCCCGTGCGAGATACAGACTACAAGCCAAGTATTTTTTACTCATATCCTGTGGGGGTGGAGATTTTGGGAGGGAGACTAGAAGAAGTGCGATTTGGATTTTTGCATTATAGCAATGGCATAGGCGGGGAAGAGTGCAAGAGAGAATCCTTTGAAGACCCTACGCCTAGCGATTGTCGCTCGCGAAGTGCTGCAAATCGACTAATGCTAGAGGCGATATGGGAGAGGGATTTTGGCAATGTCAAAAAGCAGCACAATTTGGGTGTGCATATCAGTGCTTGGCCCTATATCCAGCAGCGCAAGGACAATATAGACTTGCCAGAGTATATGGGCTATGCAAATATCAAGCTCTACTACAGGCACTCACGGCATTTAGCTGAAGTGCATTTTACGCCATTGCTTGCAGACTATGCTCGCTATCACGCAAGTGTGCGACTAGGATATGCTTTTGGGCTAAATGATTTTACTTCGCTTTATGTGCAGTATTTTTATGGCTATGGAGACAATCTATATGAGTATAATCACATCTCTCATAGGCTAGGCATAGGACTTCGCGTAAGGAGTTTTTAG
- a CDS encoding HNH endonuclease family protein — translation MKIELQKIKIKELVEGYERDEESGEVVGYGGRLNIRPAYQREFVYKAKQRDEVIRTIFKGFPLNSIYWVKNGEDSYEVLDGQQRTISICDYHNGDFSVDEQYFHNLAQDKKEQFLSYELMVYVCEGEESEKLEWFRVINIAGEKLTEQELRNAIYVSAWLSDAKRRFSKRKSLAEQKGGRYLKCESLRQEYLEKAIAWRVNKRDDKAICEYMGKNAKDSKNADELWGYFCAVIDWVEMKFPKYRNEMKGLEWGIFYNKYKDKPLDATELEAKIAELMQDSEVGDKKGIYEYVLSGDEKHLSLRAFDENTRREVYEKQGGICANKKCPNAGQKFEIGEMEADHIKAWSKGGKTTIENCQMLCRECNRTKGAK, via the coding sequence ATGAAAATAGAATTACAAAAAATAAAAATTAAAGAGTTAGTGGAAGGTTATGAGCGCGATGAGGAAAGTGGCGAAGTAGTGGGATATGGTGGCAGACTAAATATCCGCCCAGCCTATCAAAGAGAATTTGTCTATAAAGCTAAACAACGCGATGAAGTGATTCGCACAATTTTTAAGGGATTTCCGCTTAATTCTATTTATTGGGTAAAAAACGGCGAGGATTCTTATGAAGTGCTTGACGGACAGCAGCGCACGATAAGCATTTGTGATTATCACAATGGCGATTTTAGCGTAGATGAGCAGTATTTTCATAATTTAGCGCAGGATAAAAAAGAGCAGTTTTTAAGTTATGAACTTATGGTGTATGTGTGCGAGGGCGAGGAAAGCGAGAAGTTAGAGTGGTTTAGAGTGATAAATATCGCAGGTGAAAAGCTCACCGAGCAAGAGCTACGAAACGCCATATATGTAAGCGCGTGGCTAAGTGATGCAAAAAGGAGATTTAGTAAGCGCAAATCACTTGCGGAGCAAAAAGGTGGAAGGTATTTGAAGTGTGAGAGTTTGAGGCAGGAGTATTTGGAGAAAGCGATTGCTTGGAGAGTAAATAAAAGAGATGATAAGGCGATTTGTGAGTATATGGGCAAAAATGCCAAAGATTCTAAAAATGCTGATGAGCTGTGGGGATATTTTTGTGCGGTGATTGATTGGGTGGAGATGAAATTCCCAAAATATCGCAATGAAATGAAAGGCTTAGAGTGGGGGATTTTTTACAATAAATACAAAGATAAGCCACTAGATGCCACAGAGCTTGAAGCTAAAATCGCAGAACTAATGCAAGATAGCGAAGTGGGGGACAAAAAGGGAATCTATGAATATGTGCTAAGCGGAGATGAAAAGCATTTGAGTTTGAGGGCGTTTGATGAAAATACAAGGCGCGAAGTGTATGAAAAGCAAGGGGGAATTTGTGCGAATAAAAAATGTCCTAACGCTGGACAAAAATTTGAAATAGGAGAAATGGAAGCCGACCATATAAAGGCTTGGAGTAAGGGTGGGAAAACGACTATTGAAAATTGTCAAATGCTCTGCCGCGAATGCAATCGCACAAAAGGCGCGAAGTAG